In the Arachis ipaensis cultivar K30076 chromosome B04, Araip1.1, whole genome shotgun sequence genome, TAGTAAGATTACTATGGGAATGACCATCATGAAACTTAAATTAACTTCATCCATAATTAAGGTGTTTAATAAccaattttcttattttgttgacACAATGGTTATGATGTAGCCTCACGTTGCAAGGTTCATCCagtcttgaaaagaaaaataatcatAGAAAACATAGGTAAAGAAGAGGTCATTACCACTATTGAATAAGCAACCATCTTCCAACATGTCTACTATGAAACCTTCAATAGTTCATGGAACGCTTCCTGCGGTATATCAACGGAGCCAATGCGTTTCATTCGCTTCTTTCCTTCCTTTTGCTTTTCCAACAGCTTTCGCTTTCGAGTAACATCGCCACCGTAACACTTTGCAAGAACATTCTTCCTCATCGCAGAAATCCTACAACAAAGGTATAGTATTTTAGCAACACAGAACAAATGACTTGAGCCATCAACATAAATGCTATAGGAAATAAAATGGCGAAGATAATTAAATTAAGACTTTGATCAAGATTAACAATTTCATATCAAAAGCTACATGGTTTATGGCAATCCAAAAGTACACATTATCATAATAATACTTCAAACAGAATCTTACGTTTCTCTTGCTACAATCTTTGAACCAATGGCAGCTTGTATCGTTATCTCAAACATTTGCCTGCTCAAAATTTAGAGAAATTTGTGATTAAGTTGAACTAACAAAGTGTGATACAAATAaacttatttttatattaaaagacCTGTCTATGACTTTCTTCAATTTCTCTACTAGTTCACGCCCAACGCGATATGCTTTCATGTTATGAACAATAGTTGACATCGCATCTACAGGTTGTCCATTTAAGAGGATATCGAGTTTCACCAGATCAGATTGCTGATAACTGTAATTGTGCAAGTTAAACGTATTATAAAATATGCACTTGAAATATACAAATTTATTTTCTTATACAATTTGACCCGTGTACAGGGATGCCTTAATGTCTCAAGCAAGTAGGAGTAGGCATATCACATCGATCATGAACACGGTTATAGGGAACGAATAGGGTTAAGGGTACTTACTCTGCATCCTCATAATCGAATGATGCATAGCCTGATGTTATGCTCTTCAATTCATTATAGAAGTCAACAACAATTTCTCTCAAAGGCATGCGATACTTCATGAATGCCCGTTGACTGTGGAAGTGAAACTCAAGCGATCATTATCAATTATAAGTTCATAACTCATAAGTGTGTTTCATTGAAAGAAATACACACCAAAACGTTGAAATTAGTACGGGACTAGGAGTGTCCAACGGTTTGGGCTAATTTACAAACCCATGGGGTTTTGGCTCAATAATCCAACCAGCAAATCATGGGTTGGTTTGGGTTCGTAAAATAATGTTGATTGGTTGGTGGGTTTAACATTTTTATGAAATTATGAAAGGtttttgtgtgtatatatatattaaagaTATCAAAGCCATAGATTCCACCCAAATCAACTCCCTAATAAAGGGGTTCGGTTGGTTAGgatgaaagaaaagaaattgcAACACCCATCACAACCTACTAACTAAATAAACTTAGAAAAATCTTCTTTAACCCACCCCAACCCAGCTCTCGGACACCCCCTAGAAACTAGTACCAACTTTTGTCGCAGGAAAAGCTTGTGACTTGAGCTAATATCCTTGGCAAATCACTTCACATTATGTATTCATGGATTGATATAACAATGAAACGCAACCATGGCAAAAAACTGTACCTGTCAATGAATGAGTACTCCAACTGCTGACCCCTACGCTCAGAGCAAAGGGTGATAACTGGTCCCACATACCTTAAATCACCAacgaattaaaataaataatattatctcCAAAAGCACCAAAAATTATACTTAGGGTTGTAAAAGAGCTTACTCACTAGGAATGATTATAGTAGCTAATACTGTAGGTTCCCAACATGCTGTCACTCGTTGCTTGGGATTAGAGGGTAACGTAGCAGGATTCTGAACTTCTAATTTGCTGGAAAGCACATCTTAAATATTAGTATATCATAGTGAAACATAATCAGAGACACACAACCTTGTTATCTACCTTCCATCAGAATATTCAAATATATAAGGCACAGTAGGAACAGTTGAGATAACATGAGCTCCATACTCCTGCTTACACAAATATAACATTTAGATTAATTTATCAAGTTTATAAAATTTATGCACACAAAACTCTTGATGATTCCAACTTCTAAcacaaataatattaaaaaagtaTATGAATCATAAATAGATTTTAAAAACTTCGAAGGAATGAAATTTTGCAAAACATAAGCATTCAGCTTAAACTTATCATTTGCTTTCCACATAGGAGCATGTCACCTGTTCAAGCCGTTGATGAAAAACATCCATGTGAAGTAAGCCCAGAAATCCACACCTAATGAAATACAAAAAGATACATTAGAAAGTATTCTTCATGTTGCTAGCTAGCTATGTTTCAAAATTCAACTTAATTGAACTCCCACCCCCACTCTTTTAGTAGTAGATGTCAGACCTGAAACCCAAACCTAGAGCTGTGCTAGTTTCTTTAGTAATAGAGACACTGGCATCATTACATGTCAGCCTCTCTATTGCATGGTTGAGTGCTTCAAAATCAGATCCATCTGCTGGATAAAGACCAGAGAAAACCATATGCTTTGCTGGTTTAAATCCTACAGTTTAAAATGATCAAATGTCAATTCAAACAAGACATTTAAGACAAAGATATGATCCCATGgatatattatttaataatattattatactGAGAACTACGAAGAAACTACAATAAATAGAATATCACATCAGCTTGATTATTTGGCTACATAGAAAATTAATAATGGTCAAGCAAAGAAGTGAAATCAGGCTACTCTCCGTAAGTTCATTAACTATGAAAGTAACAAATGAGAATGAAGTCTACAAGGCTCAGGATAATCGAAATGCGATGCAGTAAAGGACTATAAGAATATCATACATGCATGGCTCTCACAACGAAATATCTTGAATGAAcaatagagaacaagtaattttCTGGTTTCCACCCTGCAAAGAGATAACAAATTAATGGGTGGAGAGACAAAGGATAGCAATCATACCTGGGAGAGGCTCTACAGTGTTTCGAGTATGGTAAATTGTATCTCCAACACGGGCTTCTTTTGTTGAACGCATGCCACTTACAACATAACCAACTTGACCAGTAAGCAAGATTCCAGTAGGTGTAAGCTCAGGATGCATGATACCAATATCCAAAGCTTCATATGACTGACCAGTAGCAGCAGATGAAATCTTATCCCCCTTGCGCAGGATACCATCAACAACAGCAACATGGCATATTACCCCCTTGTATTCATCATAGTATGAATCAAANNNNNNNNNNNNNNNNNNNNNNNNNNNNNNNNNNNNNNNNNNNNNNNNNNNNNNNNNNNNNNNNNNNNNNNNNNNNNNNNNNNNNNNNNNNNNNNNNNNNNCTGGAAGGACTTGCTCAAGACCCTTTCCAGTTTTAGCAGATGTTAGCAATGCATCACTAGGGTCAAGATCAAACATTGATTTCAATTGGGCTTTAACGCGATCAGGATCAGCAGTTGGCTGGTCAATCTTGTTTATTACAGGTACAATTGTCAGGTTGGCCTCAAAAGCAAGGTAGAAATTAGCAACAGTTTGCGCTTGGACTCCTTGCGCGGCATCAACAACCAAAAGTACGCCTTGACAAGCTGCTAGTGACCTTGACACCTCATAGCTAAAATCCACATGACCGGGAGTGTCAATAAGATTCAGCAAAAAACTAGGTGAATCCTTTCCCTCACTATGATCATCACCATTTGTCCTGTGCTTATAGAACATTGTTGCTGTCTGTGCTTTAACTGTGATTCCCCTTTCTCTCTCCACCTAAGACATTTCAAACTCCAATGAATGATTATACCGAAAAAATAATCAAGACCTACAACATCTTCCACCAAAATTACAAaacttccattttttttttcaataaactcATTCCACTTCCTAGTTCAGCCCTACACATTCTTCAAATAATAGCACTTTTAATCAATGACTACTTAGCTTACATTGATACTCcactaaaaaataaatttaaaaaaaaaatcacaacttTGAATAACACCCATTTCACGTAACACTGCAAAAAACCAAATacacattatttaaaaaaatcacaaATTTAAACAACAGAAAATCCCCCATTACACTTATCAAATTGAAAATAGTCACACTACTGGGCAACACTGGCTTCATATAACATACTAACAGCATAAAAAGCAAAGCTAaatctaataaaatttttttttttttttttttttctagtacCTGCAACTTATCAAGATATTGGGGCTGGCCATGACCCTTTTTAATGGTAGCAGTGAGTTCAAGGAGTCGATCAGCGAGGGTAGACTTGCCATGATCAACATGCGCAATGATTGAAAAATTTCGAATGAGTTCAGGAGGGTACTGGCTCAAATCTATGGCGCTCTTATCCTTAATGTTTTGTTGCCGCGACTGAGAACACAAGAGTGCACGCTGTTGGTGATGAAAGGTGGTGCTGCTTAATGGGTTGAATGGGAAAAAGGTTGAATTTCGTAATAGAGAGAGGTAATTTGATTGCCTTAGAGTCCTTGAAGTTTTGCTCAGGTAACCCATTTCGGGGTTTCAGTCACTGAATCAGAAGCAAGAGAGGTGAAAGAGAAAAACCATAGCAGCAGAACGCAGCTGAATTCTGGTGTGTTTGTGGTTTACTTCATTACGACGCCGTTTTGCTATATGGGCTCATTGGGCTGGGCTCTTTTAACAAATATACTCTTGGGTGTGTGCATTTGATGCCCAAAAACNNNNNNNNNNNNNNNNNNNNNNNNNCTTTGTTTCTAAATttgtctaaaattttaaaaatatttttaaattttattttattttaattttgttttaaaatttttttatttgtattaaatATATCTTTAAtagttaaattttcaaaaattttaagacaatctaacaataatgtatgaaaattatgcttAATTTGTTTGTATGAggattgttcttatgaaattattattgaactggtcttaaattttttgaaaaattatccgccaaaatatatttgatacaaatcaaaaatttttgggacaacattaaaataaaataaaacttatgaatatttttaaaatttttatcaaactttaaagacaaaaaatatgctttattctctctttttttaattGAAGCAAATATAAAACCCATTTTGAAAATTGAACATAAAAAATGTCATGTTCATATGACTTCACctacataaaattaaaattgaaaccaatttggtcgagtggtcagctcattTATCCGTTTAAATAAGTGTGGAGTTCGAATCTCGACTTATATATagggtgttcaaatccaaaccgatctaAATTAAACCGTTCATCCAATTCAATCCAAaccgaaaaccgattaaaaccgcactaattcggatttgattggattcctTTTTTGCAATCTActggattggatcggatttcggatctacttttcataaccgatccaatccaatccaaaccgcacaatgtactataatattattattttattattatatttacgattatatacttataacatgtttaatttgttatacatttttctattattcatatattattattatttaataaatattttatgttcaaaatattatttatttattttaactaacttataattttatttctattgttatgttatcgttggctttttaagatattgttaagacttgttatgtcattgttgattatttaaaatttgatgttaagacttgttatatgtatttaattttttatttaaaaattgcacatccaaaccgatccaaaccgcttgtaatcggatcggatcggatttctaAAAAAAagttcatccaatccaaaccgcaccgcacataaattaaaCGTTaagatcggatgacttttttttttaaaaccgaATCAAACTGTACCACAAACACCTCTAATTATACatgcaataattaatttattggccaataacatatttttaaataaaatttagatttaCGTTAAATTAATCGTTGGCTCGTCGGGTTAGAGAATAACGTGGAGAACAAAAAAAGGATTAAAACCGAGACTAATCAAGAAATAATAAAGGTGTATCCGTGTATGTTACTTGAGAGGTTAATAATATTCTCAATGGATCACAATCTTATTCAAAATAATACAAATTCAGTACAAGCATCCACATTGCAATAGGTTTGGGTTTTTTCTCCGTTGAAGCTTCAGAGTATTATATTAATAGTTGTCAAAAGACGCCAATAGAAGTATGGTAAAAATAACTGAGTAATTGCCAGTTCTCTTCTTGATTCATTTTCAACCTTGTTTTCACCTTGCCTTATAGGTGTTTGTAGTATTTCCCCACTGATAGTTACATACTTACATTACAAAATGTTCGTCTGCATTAGCTTCTCATTCCTTATGTCTTCATCTATCAATTTGTCATAAGCTGTGCTGACAACATTAAAAGCATACTAGTATGAACAGCCATCAACATTCATTTTAGCGAAAACGGGACAGAGGTGCTTTCTGAGGTCCACAATCCTTCCCTGACCCTGTGTTTCATCCACACCTTCATGTCTTGCTGCAGTCAAAAGATTCAAAGTTCCCAAGTGTTCTTCCGTCGCCAGCGCCACAAGTAAAAGGTGTAAGTATGCCACAGTGGTGAGTTTCCTTCTCCATCTTTCGAGTACTGATTTGCTATTTGTGTACAAATTTAGTCAAAGCGATATACACTTTAAAATGAAGGGATTCACATACTTATTGAGTCTTATATTAGTAAACAATTCATATGCAAGACATA is a window encoding:
- the LOC107637277 gene encoding translation factor GUF1 homolog, mitochondrial gives rise to the protein MGYLSKTSRTLRQSNYLSLLRNSTFFPFNPLSSTTFHHQQRALLCSQSRQQNIKDKSAIDLSQYPPELIRNFSIIAHVDHGKSTLADRLLELTATIKKGHGQPQYLDKLQVERERGITVKAQTATMFYKHRTNGDDHSEGKDSPSFLLNLIDTPGHVDFSYEVSRSLAACQGVLLVVDAAQGVQAQTVANFYLAFEANLTIVPVINKIDQPTADPDRVKAQLKSMFDLDPSDALLTSAKTGKGLEQVLPXXXXXXXXXXXXXXXXXXXXXXXXXXXXXXXXXXFDSYYDEYKGVICHVAVVDGILRKGDKISSAATGQSYEALDIGIMHPELTPTGILLTGQVGYVVSGMRSTKEARVGDTIYHTRNTVEPLPGFKPAKHMVFSGLYPADGSDFEALNHAIERLTCNDASVSITKETSTALGLGFRCGFLGLLHMDVFHQRLEQEYGAHVISTVPTVPYIFEYSDGSKLEVQNPATLPSNPKQRVTACWEPTVLATIIIPSEYVGPVITLCSERRGQQLEYSFIDSQRAFMKYRMPLREIVVDFYNELKSITSGYASFDYEDADYQQSDLVKLDILLNGQPVDAMSTIVHNMKAYRVGRELVEKLKKVIDRQMFEITIQAAIGSKIVARETISAMRKNVLAKCYGGDVTRKRKLLEKQKEGKKRMKRIGSVDIPQEAFHELLKVS